From Quercus lobata isolate SW786 chromosome 1, ValleyOak3.0 Primary Assembly, whole genome shotgun sequence, one genomic window encodes:
- the LOC115955859 gene encoding uncharacterized protein LOC115955859: MGNRKDTQKVKDTKTNFRWSQPMQNLLLEILADEALHGNKQSNTFKHASYAKVAEAITEKFMTECTPKHVEHRFKTLKTNWNTIALLRNKKSGFGWNDDLKMITCDRTMYDEEVKDMATGGFSKGVGDIGVEALDDSPPLVDADVDDISKKKQVDPSHVASNETRSHRKRSHATMIEDVVYQDLSIQLGKVASAIEKISKNQLNFCSLYEEVMKMDGFEENMLASTFDHLNGDEKQARSFMLKNDKLHRQWLQNFFDNYLRQF, encoded by the exons ATGGGAAATAGAAAGGATACTCAGAAGGTCAAGGACACCAAGACCAACTTTAGGTGGtcacaaccaatgcaaaatttATTACTTGAGATACTTGCAGATGAGGCTCTTCATGGAAACAAGCAATCCAACACATTTAAACATGCATCATATGCTAAAGTAGCTGAAGCAATTACTGAGAAATTTATGACTGAATGTACTCCAAAGCATGTGGAGCATCGCTTTAAAACACTTAAAACCAATTGGAATACAATTGCATTACTTCGTAATAAGAAAAGCGGGTTTGGATGGAATGATGATTTGAAAATGATCACCTGTGATAGGACAATGTATGATGAAGAAGTTAAG GATATGGCTACAGGAGGTTTTTCCAAGGGAGTAGGTGATATAGGTGTAGAAGCATTGGATGACTCACCTCCGCTTGTTGATGCTGATGTTGATGACATATCCAAAAAGAAGCAAGTTGATCCCTCACATGTGGCCTCAAATGAAACAAGGTCTCACAGGAAACGAAGTCACGCTACTATGATTGAAGATGTTGTTTACCAAGATTTGTCCATACAACTTGGTAAGGTTGCTTCTGCAATAGAAAAGATTTCTAAAAATCAGCTAAATTTTTGTAGTCTTTATGAAGAAGTTATGAAGATGGatggatttgaagaaaatatgcTTGCATCTACATTTGACCATTTGAATGGGGATGAAAAACAAGCAAGGTCATTCATGTTGAAAAATGACAAGCTCCATAGACAATGGTTGCAGAACTTCTTTGACAACTATTTAAGACAATTTTGA
- the LOC115955868 gene encoding uncharacterized protein LOC115955868, translating into MGAATSVIALGVVLLKGLRFRRVMPREPHVNREYERETYMNDILCRGKYYLGDAGYGVRKGIISLYRGVHYHLKEFSDNSPRNDKELFNLHHSSLPTSIEHCFGVLKKRFRVLDAEPFWSFPTQVDVVLACCIIHNHIIGVDHLYSIMSNGLRGSPLANDNTSRRVQRSQREVQEENREWVQKRDDICRKMWEDYNAME; encoded by the exons ATGGGGGCAGCTACATCTGTTATTGCTTTGGGTGTTGTTCTTTTGAAAGGACTAAGATTTAGAAGAGTTATGCCTAGAGAACCTCATGTTAATCGAGAGTATGAAAGAGAGACATATATGAATGATATTCTTTGTAGAG GTAAATATTATCTCGGTGATGCTGGTTATGGAGTTCGAAAAGGAATTATATCCCTTTATCGTGGTGTTCATTACCATTTGAAAGAGTTTAGTGATAACTCGCCAAGAAATGACAAAGAATTATTCAATCTTCACCATTCTTCTTTACCCACTAGCATTGAGCAttgttttggggttttgaaGAAACGTTTCCGTGTGTTAGATGCAGAACCTTTTTGGTCATTCCCAACACAAGTGGATGTAGTCTTAGCTTGTTGCATAATTCACAATCATATAATAGGAGTTGACCATTTATACTCAATTATGAGCAATGGGCTTCGTGGTAGTCCACTTGCAAATGACAATACAAGTAGAAGAGTCCAACGATCACAAAGGGAAGTCcaagaagaaaatagagaatgggttcaaaaacgggatgatattTGTCGTAAAATGTGGGAGGATTATAATGCTATGGAGTGA